From a region of the Plodia interpunctella isolate USDA-ARS_2022_Savannah chromosome 13, ilPloInte3.2, whole genome shotgun sequence genome:
- the rdgBbeta gene encoding cytoplasmic phosphatidylinositol transfer protein 1: MVLSKEYRICMPMEVKEYQIGQLYMIARHSFEQSSNGEGVEVVANEEVNDDKNGTGQFTEKRIHLSSHLPYWLQSLIPKIFYVTEKAWNYYPYTITEYTCSFIPKFSISIQTRYEDNNGTNDNCLGLSPEELEQREVDFLDIAYDEIKPHHYKEAEDPKFFKSEKTGRGPLVEGWRDTQKPIMCCYKLVNVKFEVWGLQTKVEEYVQGAIREILLLGHRQAFAWMDDWYNMTIEDVRQYEREMQEKTNIKVNHSS, translated from the exons ATGGTACTGTCTAAAGAATATAGAATATGTATGCCTATGGAGGTTAAAGAG tATCAAATAGGCCAATTGTACATGATAGCACGTCATAGTTTTGAGCAATCCAGTAATGGAGAGGGTGTGGAAGTGGTAGCCAATGAAGAAGTCAATGATGATAAAAATGGTACTGGTCAATTTACTGAAAAAAGGATTCATTTGTCCAG tcATTTGCCCTACTGGTTACAGTCACtcattccaaaaatattttatgtgactGAGAAAGCATGGAATTATTATCCTTATACCATAACAG AATACACA tgttCTTTCATACCGAAGTTTTCTATTTCCATTCAAACAAGATATGAGGATAATAATGGAACTAATGACAAT tgtTTGGGGCTAAGTCCTGAAGAGTTGGAGCAAAGAGAAGTGGACTTTCTGGACATAGcttatgatgaaataaaaccaCACCATTATAAGGAAGCTGAAGACCCTAAATTCTTTAAGTCAGAGAAGACTGGGCGTGGACCGTTGGTTGAAGGATGGAGAGATACTCAGAAACCTATAATGTGCTGCTACAAATTGGTCAATGTCAAGTTTGAGGTGTGGGGTTTGCAGACCAAAGTTGAAGAATATGTTCAAGGT gCAATTAGGGAAATTCTATTACTTGGGCATCGACAAGCATTCGCTTGGATGGACGACTGGTACAATATGACTATCGAGGATGTCCGGCAGTATGAACGCGAAATGCAAgagaaaactaatattaagGTAAACCATTCATCATAA
- the Der-2 gene encoding derlin-2, whose protein sequence is MAYQTLLQEYMLIPPVTRAYTTACVVTTLAVQLDLVSPFQLYFNPILILKKYQLWRLLTTFLFFGNLGFNFFFNIIFTYRYCRMLEEGSFRGRTADFVVMFMFGGVLMILCAFFVNLLFLGQAFTIMIVYVWSRRNVFVRMNFFGLMNFQAPYLPWVLLGFSVLLGNAISVDLVGMAIGHIYFFMEDVLPLQNGGQKLLKTPKFLKKLFDPPEEQEYVPLPDMANIRPGGFDWQGGQ, encoded by the exons atggCATATCAGACTTTATTGCAAGAATATATGCTTATACCTCCCGTAACACGAGCATATACAACTGCTTGTGTTGTTACCACCTTGGCAGTT caACTGGATCTAGTGTCGCCCTTTCAGTTATACTTCAATCCAATTcttatattaaagaaataccAACTATGGAGGCTGTTAACTACATTCCTTTTTTTTGGAAATCTAGGATTCAACttctttttcaatataatattcacaTATAGGTACTGTAGGATGTTGGAGGAAGGATCATTTCGAGGAAGAACTGCAGACTTTGTGGTCATGTTCATGTTTGGAGGTGTTCTCATGATT TTGTGtgctttttttgtaaatttattatttttaggtcaAGCTTTTACCATAATGATAGTGTATGTCTGGTCAAGGCGTAATGTGTTTGTTCGAATGAACTTTTTCGGCCTAATGAACTTccag gCTCCATATCTTCCCTGGGTTTTGCTTGGGTTCTCCGTACTCCTTGGCAATGCAATTTCTGTTGATCTTGTTGGCATGGCTATAGGACACATCTATTTCTTTATGGAAGATGTATTGCCACTACAAAATGGAGGGCAGAAGTTGTTGAAGACACCGAAGTTCCT gaaaaaattatttgatccACCTGAAGAGCAAGAATATGTTCCTCTGCCTGACATGGCAAATATTCGCCCCGGTGGGTTCGACTGGCAAGGAGGACAATAA
- the LOC128674580 gene encoding protein phosphatase PTC7 homolog produces the protein MMQSIFWTGRVLSRAIRNGISNLSSATELNVSNKKHPYLVSVVCGFPKDIAHGRTRKGQFGDDAWFSTNYNNADVIGVADGVGGWRAYGIDPGEFSSYLMRTCERLVQMGHFKLSEPSDLLAKSYYELLEHKKPILGSSTACVMILDRTESVIRAANIGDSGYMLVRGGRVVHRSHEQQHYFNTPYQLSLPPPGHDRNVLSDRPESAETSEFPVECGDVILVATDGVFDNVPEPVLVAEMRRAQSHAGDAERLQAVANSIAWMARNLSFDGCYMSPFAKSARQNGIDAIGGKPDDITVLLAIVAL, from the exons ATGATGCAGTCTATATTCTGGACAGGCAGAGTGCTATCACGTGCTATAAGAAATGGAATTTCGAATTTATCTAGTGCTACTGAATTAAATGTGTCGAATAAAAAACACCCGTACTTAGTTTCTGTGGTATGTGGTTTTCCTAAAGACATTGCTCATGGAAGAACCCGTAAAGGTCAATTCGGAGACGACGCATGGTTTTCcacaaattataacaatgcGGATGTTATTG GTGTCGCAGATGGAGTGGGAGGCTGGCGTGCGTACGGCATCGATCCGGGCGAATTCTCCTCGTATCTCATGAGGACCTGCGAGAGGTTGGTCCAAATGGGCCACTTCAAACTTTCTGAACCTAGCGATTTGCTGGCGAAGTCCTACTATGAATTGTTAGAACACAAGAAACCAATATTAG GTAGCAGCACAGCATGTGTTATGATCTTGGACCGCACAGAGAGCGTGATACGCGCGGCCAATATCGGGGACTCTGGCTACATGCTGGTGCGCGGCGGCCGGGTCGTCCACCGCTCTCACGAACAGCAGCACTACTTTAACACCCCCTACCAGCTAAGTCTGCCGCCCCCTGGGCACGACAGGAACGTCTTGAGCGACAG GCCAGAGTCAGCGGAAACATCAGAGTTTCCCGTGGAATGCGGGGACGTGATCCTTGTGGCCACCGACGGTGTGTTCGACAACGTGCCCGAGCCCGTGTTAGTTGCGGAGATGAGGCGCGCACAGAGCCACGCGGGCGACGCCGAGCGGCTGCAGGCGGTCGCCAACTCCATCGCCTGGATGGCCAGGAACCTCTCCTTCGACGGATGCTATATGTCGCCCTTCGCGAAGAGTGCCCGTCAGAATGGCATCGATGCTATTG GCGGAAAACCAGACGACATTACGGTGCTGCTAGCAATTGTAGCACTATGA
- the AP-2alpha gene encoding AP-2 complex subunit alpha: protein MPAVRGDGMRGLAVFISDIRNCKSKEAEIKRINKELANIRSKFKGDKTLDGYQKKKYVCKLLFIFLLGHDIDFGHMEAVNLLSSNKYSEKQIGYLFISVLVNTNSDLIKLIIQSIKNDLQSRNPIHVNLALQCIANIGSKDMAEAFGTEIPKLLVSGDTMDVVKQSAALCLLRLFRKSPEIIPGGEWTSRIIHLLNDPHMGVVTAATSLIDALVKKNPDEYKGCVTLAVARLSRIVTASYTDLQDYTYYFVPAPWLSVKLLRLLQNYTPPSEEPGVRGRLSECLETIFNKAQEPPKSKKVQHSNAKNAVLFEAISLIIHNDSEPNLLVRACNQLGQFLSNRETNLRYLALESMCHLATSEFSHEAVKKHQEVVILSMKMEKDVSVRQQAVDLLYAMCDKTNAEEIVQEMLAYLETADYSIREEMVLKVAILAEKYATDFTWYVDVILNLIRIAGDYVSEEVWYRVIQIVINREEVQGYAAKTVFEALQAPTCHENMVKVGGYILGEFGNLIAGDTRSSPLVQFELLHSKYHLCSAATRALLLSTYIKLVNLFPEIKARVQEVFRADSNLRSADVELQQRASEYLQLSIVASSDVLATVLEEMPAFPERESSILAVLKKKKPGRIPDEVRDSKSPQPSSVPAPIINAANTNNSSSADLLGLSTPPGTTAPSTGNGLLDVLGDLYTAPKISPSSVQQNNIKKFLFKNNGVLFENELIQIGVKSEFRQNLGRIGLFYGNKTQFAIQNVRPELHWTDHHKLNVQMKPMEPVLEAGAQIQQMLTAECIEDFADVPSMSISFMYNNVPQKITMKLPLTLNKFFEPTEMNGESFFARWKNLGGEQQRAQKIFKAQGAIDLAAARTKLAGFGMQLLDGIDPNPDNFVCAGIVHTRVQQVGCLMRLEPNKQAQMFRLTVRSSKETVSQEICNLLADQF, encoded by the coding sequence ATGCCTGCCGTCAGGGGCGATGGAATGCGAGGGCTCGCAGTATTCATATCAGATATAAGGAACTGTAAAAGTAAAGAAGCTGAAATCAAAAGAATCAACAAGGAGCTGGCAAACATAAGGAGCAAGTTCAAAGGCGACAAAACCCTCGACGGTTatcagaagaaaaaatatgtctgtAAACTTTTGTTTATCTTCTTACTTGGTCACGATATTGACTTCGGTCATATGGAAGCTGTCAACCTACTATCATCAAACAAATATTCAGAAAAGCAGATTGGTTAcctttttatatctgtgctgGTGAATACAAACAGTGACCTGATTAAACTCATCATCCAGAGCATCAAGAATGATTTGCAATCACGCAACCCCATCCATGTTAACCTTGCTTTGCAATGCATTGCCAATATTGGCAGCAAAGATATGGCAGAAgcatttggcacagagataccTAAATTGTTAGTATCTGGTGATACTATGGATGTGGTGAAACAATCCGCTGCTTTATGTCTTCTCCGTCTCTTTCGTAAGTCCCCAGAGATCATTCCAGGTGGAGAATGGACATCGAGAATTATTCATCTGTTAAATGACCCTCATATGGGTGTGGTGACAGCTGCAACATCACTCATAGATGCTCTTGTTAAGAAAAACCCAGATGAATATAAGGGATGTGTAACACTGGCTGTTGCAAGATTAAGTCGCATAGTTACAGCAAGTTATACTGATTTACAAGACTACACCTACTATTTTGTGCCAGCACCATGGCTCTCGGTCAAGTTGTTGAGACTCTTGCAGAATTATACCCCACCATCGGAAGAACCGGGTGTGAGAGGTAGACTCTCTGAATGTCtggaaacaatatttaataaagctCAAGAGCCTCCCAAATCTAAGAAAGTTCAACATTCAAATGCCAAGAATGCTGTTTTGTTTGAAGCTATAAGCCTTATCATCCACAATGATAGTGAACCCAATTTGTTGGTCCGTGCCTGCAACCAACTTGGTCAGTTCCTTAGTAACAGGGAGACTAATCTCCGTTACTTGGCTCTTGAATCAATGTGTCATCTGGCCACATCCGAATTTTCACATGAAGCTGTGAAAAAACATCAAGAAGTTGTTATACTCTCCATGAAGATGGAAAAAGATGTGTCTGTGAGGCAGCAAGCAGTAGATTTGCTGTATGCCATGTGTGACAAAACAAATGCTGAAGAAATTGTTCAAGAGATGCTTGCCTATCTAGAAACTGCAGACTATTCAATCAGGGAAGAAATGGTTTTGAAGGTTGCTATATTAGCTGAAAAATATGCAACTGACTTCACCTGGTATGTTGATGTTATACTCAACCTCATTAGAATTGCAGGAGACTATGTTTCTGAGGAAGTATGGTACCGGGTCattcaaattgttataaataggGAAGAAGTGCAAGGTTATGCTGCTAAAACTGTTTTTGAAGCTTTACAAGCTCCTACCTGCCATGAGAATATGGTCAAGGTGGGAGGGTACATTCTTGGAGAATTTGGGAACCTGATTGCTGGAGATACTCGTTCCTCTCCGCTGGTACAGTTTGAACTACTGCATTCTAAATATCACTTATGCTCTGCAGCAACAAGGGCTCTCTTATTGTCAACATACATTAAACTTGTTAATTTATTCCCTGAGATAAAAGCTCGTGTTCAAGAAGTATTCCGGGCAGACTCTAATCTGAGATCAGCTGATGTGGAGTTACAACAGAGGGCTTCAGAATACTTACAGTTAAGCATAGTCGCCAGCTCTGATGTTTTGGCAACAGTTCTTGAAGAAATGCCTGCTTTCCCAGAAAGGGAATCTTCAATACTAGCTGttttgaaaaagaagaaaCCAGGTCGTATCCCTGATGAAGTCAGAGATTCAAAAAGCCCACAACCTTCATCAGTTCCTGCTCCAATAATAAATGCTGCTAACACTAACAATAGCTCTAGTGCAGATCTCTTAGGATTGTCTACCCCACCTGGCACCACTGCACCTTCTACTGGTAATGGTTTACTTGATGTTTTGGGTGATTTATACACTGCTCCTAAAATCAGCCCCAGTTCTGTTcaacaaaataacataaagaagttcttgtttaaaaataatggtgTACTTTTTGAGaatgaattaattcaaatagGAGTCAAAAGTGAATTTAGACAGAACCTGGGCCGAATTGGTCTTTTCTATGGAAATAAAACCCAGTTTGCTATTCAAAATGTCCGTCCTGAACTGCACTGGACTGATCACCACAAGCTGAATGTTCAGATGAAGCCCATGGAACCTGTACTAGAAGCTGGAGCACAAATTCAACAAATGTTGACTGCAGAATGCATTGAAGATTTTGCAGACGTACCTAGTATGTCTATATCATTTATGTATAACAATGTAccacaaaaaattacaatgaaattaCCACTTACATTGAACAAATTCTTTGAGCCAACAGAAATGAATGGGGAATCTTTCTTTGCAAGATGGAAAAATTTGGGTGGTGAACAACAAAGAGCACAAAAGATATTTAAAGCACAGGGTGCAATTGACTTGGCTGCTGCTCGTACTAAACTTGCTGGCTTTGGAATGCAACTGCTGGATGGCATTGACCCCAACCCTGATAATTTTGTGTGTGCTGGAATTGTACATACAAGAGTTCAACAAGTGGGCTGTCTCATGAGGTTGGAACCTAACAAACAAGCTCAAATGTTTAGACTGACGGTAAGATCTAGCAAGGAAACAGTCTCCCAAGAGATTTGCAATCTACTTGCagatcaattttaa
- the LOC128674579 gene encoding trafficking protein particle complex subunit 13 has product MDPKEVVEHLVALKVMRLTKPALISPKIVTCDSKDLPGNILNNYLKDDATSVSQMETLAAGQFLLLPQSFGNIYLGETFSCYVCVHNETNLPVQSVSIKADLQTNSQRIPLTTQQSQTPSMLDVEETLSDVIHHEVKDLGTHILVCEVTYMSIYNTLQSFRKFFKFEVMKPLDVKTKFYNAESDDVYLEAQVQNITSGAITLEQVSLESSQQFSVKSLNEVKDEESVFGDITLLQPQESCQYLYCLRPRENISNDIKLLAAAKNIGKLDIVWRSNLGEKGRLQTSQLQRMTPDFGDIRVTYEKLPSRVPVDQPFMFQCKITNASERTLNLILKLRSLQDSSLIWCGISNRKLGPLEPGNSICLSLTALPINTGLHSITGVSLVDLFLKRTYDYDDLAYVYVC; this is encoded by the coding sequence ATGGATCCGAAAGAAGTTGTGGAGCATCTTGTTGCATTAAAAGTTATGAGACTAACTAAACCGGCGCTCATAAGCCCTAAAATCGTTACCTGTGATTCGAAAGATTTGCCAGGAAACATTCTAAACAACTACCTAAAGGATGACGCTACATCAGTTTCTCAAATGGAAACTCTTGCTGCAGGCCAATTTCTATTATTGCCCCAGAGTTTTGGTAATATTTATCTTGGAGAGACGTTTTCATGTTATGTTTGTGTTCATAATGAAACTAATTTGCCAGTACAAAGTGTATCTATAAAGGCAGACCTTCAAACAAATTCCCAGAGAATACCACTTACTACACAACAAAGTCAAACACCATCAATGCTAGATGTGGAGGAAACTCTGAGTGATGTCATACATCATGAAGTTAAGGATCTAGGAACACACATCCTGGTTTGTGAAGTAACTTATATGTCTATTTATAACACATTGCAATCATTCCGCAAGTTTTTCAAGTTTGAAGTAATGAAACCATTGGATGTGAAAACTAAGTTTTATAATGCAGAATCTGATGATGTATACCTAGAGGCTCAGGTGCAGAATATCACATCTGGAGCAATTACCCTAGAACAAGTATCACTAGAAAGCTCTCAGCAGTTTTCTGTCAAGTCGCTGAATGAAGTAAAAGATGAAGAATCTGTGTTTGGAGATATAACTTTACTTCAACCTCAGGAGAGCTGTCAGTACTTATATTGTCTGAGACCCCGagaaaatatatccaatgatATTAAGTTATTGGCTGCAGCAAAGAAtataggaaaattagatattgTATGGAGGTCTAACTTAGGTGAAAAGGGTAGACTACAGACAAGCCAGCTACAGAGAATGACTCCAGATTTTGGAGACATTAGAGTAACATATGAAAAGCTGCCAAGTAGGGTTCCAGTGGATCAGCCTTTTATGTTCCAGTGCAAAATAACAAATGCCAGTGAACGCACcttaaatcttattttaaaattgcgaTCTTTGCAGGACTCTAGCCTTATATGGTGTGGCAtttcaaatagaaaattagGCCCACTGGAGCCAGGCAACTCAATTTGTCTCAGCTTGACAGCTCTACCTATTAACACTGGTCTGCATAGTATCACAGGAGTGTCCCTTGTGGACTTATTTCTAAAAAGAACCTATGACTATGATGATTTAGcttatgtgtatgtatgttaa